Proteins found in one Papio anubis isolate 15944 chromosome 13, Panubis1.0, whole genome shotgun sequence genomic segment:
- the ATP6V1G1 gene encoding V-type proton ATPase subunit G 1 encodes MASQSQGIQQLLQAEKRAAEKVSEARKRKNRRLKQAKEEAQAEIEQYRLQREKEFKAKEAAALGSHGSCSTEVEKETQEKMTILQTYFRQNRDEVLDNLLAFVCDIRPEIHENYRING; translated from the exons ATGGCTAGTCAGTCGCAGGGGATTCAGCAGCTGCTGCAGGCCGAGAAGCGGGCAGCCGAGAAGGTGTCCGAGGCCCGTAAAA GAAAGaaccggaggctgaagcaggccaAAGAAGAAGCTCAGGCTGAAATTGAACAGTACCGCCTGCAGAGGGAGAAAGAATTCAAGGCCAAGGAAGCTGCG GCATTGGGATCCCATGGCAGTTGCAGCACTGAAGTGGAGAAGGAGACCCAGGAGAAGATGACCATCCTCCAGACCTACTTCCGGCAGAACAGGGATGAAGTCTTGGATAACCTCTTGGCTTTTGTCTGTGACATTCGGCCAGAAATCCATGAAAACTACCGCATAAATGgatag